From the Streptomyces sp. Sge12 genome, the window GGACACCAGCAGCCGGCCCTCCACGTCGTAGATGCGGCCCCGGGCCAGCCCCCGGCCGCCGTGCGCGATGGGTGACTCCTGGTCGTAGAGGAACCACTCGTCCGCCCGGAAGGGCCGGTGGAACCACATGGCGTGGTCCAGTGAGGCCATGTCGAAACCGCGCATCCCCCACAGGGGTTCCACCGGGATGCGCACGGCATCGAGGAGGGTCATGTCACTGGCGTAGGTGAGGGCGCAGGTGTGGACGAGCGGGTCGTCGCCCAGCGGGCCGACGGCACGCATCCACACCGCGCTGCGGGGATCGGATCCCTTGAGCTCCTCGGGAGTCCAGCGGAGCCGGTTGACGTACCGGATGTCGAAGGGCTGGCGGCGGGCCATCCGCTCCAGCGCCTCCGGCAACGCCCCGAGGTGCTCGCGGATCTCGTCCGCGACCTTCGGGAGCGTGTCCGGGTGAGGGACGTGGTGAGGAGGCAGCTGGTGCTCGATGCCGCCCTCCTCCGGATGATGGAAGGAGGCGGTGAGATTGAAGATCGTCTTGCCCTGCTGGACCGCGGTGACCCGGCGCGTGGTGAAGGAACGCCCGTCGCGCACCCGCTCCACCTGGTACACGATCGGCACCCCGGGGATGCCGGGGCGCAGGAAGTACGCGTGCAGCGAGTGGACCGGGCGGTCGCTCTCGATGGTGCGCCCCGCGGCCACCAGCGCCTGGCCGGCGACCTGGCCGCCGAAGACGCGCTGGAGGGACTCCTGCGGGCTGGCACCGCGGAAGATGTTGACCTCGATCTGCTCCAGATCGAGCAGATCGACCAGTCTCTCGGCGGGGTTCGTCATCAGAGGATCTCCACTGTCGGGTCCGGCGGGTCCGGCGGGTCCGGCGGGTCGGGCAGGTACGGCGGGTACGGCGGGCGGCGGCAGGAGGTCAGAGCGCCCCGAGCTCGCCGACCGAGGTGACGCGGATGACCGCCCTGCCCTCCTCGTCGGAGGCGGCCAGGTCCACCTCGGCGCTGATGCCCCAGCCATGGTCCCCGTTGGGGTCGGCGAAGGTCTGCCGGACGCGCCACAGGCCGTGCGCCGGGTCCTCCTCGATCTGCAGCAGCTTGGGGCCGCGCGCGTCGGGGCCGGTGCCCAGGTCGTCGTACTCGTCCCAGTACCCGTCCATGGCCTCGCCCCAGGCGTCCGCGTCCCAGCCCGATTCGGAGTCCAGCTCGCCCAGCACGTTGACGTGGTCCAGGGCGGCCAGCTCCACACGGCGGAACATGGCGTTGCGGACCAGGACCCGGAAGGCGCGGGCGTTCGCGGTGACCGGCTTGACCTGGTCGGCCTTCTCCTGGGCCTGCTCCGCCGTCTCCACCTCCGGGTTCGCCAGCTGCTC encodes:
- a CDS encoding acyl-CoA thioesterase encodes the protein MTNPAERLVDLLDLEQIEVNIFRGASPQESLQRVFGGQVAGQALVAAGRTIESDRPVHSLHAYFLRPGIPGVPIVYQVERVRDGRSFTTRRVTAVQQGKTIFNLTASFHHPEEGGIEHQLPPHHVPHPDTLPKVADEIREHLGALPEALERMARRQPFDIRYVNRLRWTPEELKGSDPRSAVWMRAVGPLGDDPLVHTCALTYASDMTLLDAVRIPVEPLWGMRGFDMASLDHAMWFHRPFRADEWFLYDQESPIAHGGRGLARGRIYDVEGRLLVSVVQEGLFRPYPAKPSRPAQPDRQSEPTPEN